Part of the Cyanobacteria bacterium QS_8_64_29 genome is shown below.
CGCCCAACGTGCAGGGCGCGATCTGCCAGCCCATTGGTGATCGTGGGGTGTTGATTTTGGGCGCCAACGCCCCGCGCAGCTATACGCGCCAGGATGAGACCTGGATTGCCGGCATTGCCGACAAACTAGCGGACACCCTCGAGCGCTACGCCGCTGATGGGGCGGCAGCCAGCATTTGAGCGGTGTGCTAGTCCAGCGTCCAGTTCTGGGCGCGCTCGCGGGCCTGGCACCAGCGCGCAAACGCCTGCCGGGCCGAGCTGCCCTCGCCGGGCTCAAAGGTGCGCGCGATCGCCCGCTGGCGGGCCAGCGCATCGTAGTCGTGCCAAAAGCCGCTGGCCAAACCAGCCGCAAACGCAGCCCCCTGGGCGGTGAGCTCCAGCACGGCGGGGCGCTCCACGGGTATGCCCAGCAAGTCAGCTTGGAACTGCATCAGCCAATCGTTTTGCGTCACGCCGCCGTCCGCGCGCAGCTGCGAGATGGGGGTAGCGCTATCGCGGTTCATGGCATCGATGCCCTCTTTGACCCGATAGGCGATCGCCTCCAAAACGGCGCGAACCAGGTGAGCCCGCTCGACGCCGCCCGTCAGGCCAATAAAGGCCCCGCGCGCGCGCATGTCCCAGTGCGGGGCGCCCAACCCGCTCAGGGCCGGGACGAAGTAAGCCCCCTGGGTATCGGGCACTTGCCGCGCCAGCTCCTCGGTCTCGGCGGCCGAGGCGATCAGCCCAAGCCCGTCCTGCAGCCACTGCAGGCAGGCCCCCGAGGTCAAGATCGAGCTCTCCAGCGCGTAGTGGGCGGCTTCCGCCCCCGCCTGGGTGGCATCAGTCCAGGCAACGGTCGATAGCAGCTGGTGCCGCGAGGGCACCGGGCGCGAGCCGGCGTAGGCAACCAGAAAACTCCCCGTGCCGTGGGTGCATTTGGCCTGCCCGGGCCGGTCGCAGCCGTGGGCGAATAGGGATGCTTGCTGGTCTCCTAAAACGGCCGTGATGGGGATCTCGGCACCGAACTGAGCCGGATCGGTGCGGCCGAAGTTGCCCAGGCTGGCCTGGATGGTGGGCAGGATGCGGCGCGGGATGCCGAACAGATCCAGCAGGGCATCATCCCAATCCCGCGCGCCCAGATCCATCAGCAGGGTGCGACTGGCATTGCTGGGGTCCGTGGCGTGGGTGCGCCCGCCCGTGAGCTTCCACAGCACCCAGGTATCGACCGTGCCGGCCAGCAGGCGATCGGCCCCAATATCGGGACGATGCTGCCCCACCCAAGCCAGCAGCCAGGCCAGCTTGCTAGCCGAGAAGTAGGCATCCAGCACCAGCCCAGTGCGCTCGCGCACGAGTTGGGCGTAGCCCTGCTGCGCCAGTTCGCGGCAGCGCTCGGCCGTGCGCCGGTCCTGCCAGACGATGGCCGGGTGCAGCGGCTCGCCGGTGATGCGGTCCCACAGCAGGCAGGTCTCGCGCTGCACCGTCAGCCCCAGGGTGGCGATGGCCGCCGGCGAGGCATCGAGCTGCTGCAGCAGCTGCTGGGTGAGGGCGCAGCTCGCCTGCCAAATCTCGTTGGGGTCATGTTCCATCCACCCGGGGTGTGGGTAGCTGGGGGTCAGCGCTCGGTAGGCTTGCCCGGCAATGGTGCCGTTGGCATCAAAGGCGATCGCGCGGTTGCCGGTGGTTCCCAGATCCAGCGCGAGGACGTATTGCGGTGCAGTCACGGCGGGCGAGCGGCCTCACAATGCGACGCATGCTGTTACGGTACCGCGACAGCCCGCCGCAAGCCTGCGCACCATGCCCGAAATTACCGGCCGAACCCAGCTGCTGGGCGTCATGGGCGACCCCGTCGAGCACTCGCTCTCGCCAGCCATGCACAACGCCGCGCTGGCCGAGCTGGGCCTCGATTGGGTTTACGTGCCGTTCCCAGTCCAAGCAGAGCGCCTGGAAGCCGCCCTTGCCGGCTTGGCCGCCATTGGGGTGGTGGGCTTTAATGTCACCCTGCCGCACAAGCAGCGCATCCTGCCGCAGCTGCAGGAGCTCTCCGACGCGGCGCGCCTGGTCGGGGCCGTCAACACGGTCTATCGCACTGAGGCCGGCTGGGGCGGCACCAACACCGACGTGGACGGTTTTGTGGCCCCCTTGTGGCGCCAGCGGCAAGATTGGTCGCAGGCCGCGCCGCTAATTTTGGGCAACGGCGGGGCAGCGCGCGCGGCAGTGGTGGGTTGCGCGCGCTTGGGCTGCCGCCGCATCCGCGTTGTCGGGCGCGATCGCGCCAAATTGGCGCAGTTCCAGCAAAGCTGGCAAGCGGCGCCGCTGGGGGCAACCCTCGAGACCCATCCCTGGGACGCGCTGCCGCAGCTCGTACCCCAGACCGGGCTGCTGGTCAACACAACCCCCATCGGCATGGCGCCCCATACCGATGGCGTGCCGCTCGAGCCCGCCACGCTCGCCCAGCTCCCGGCTGGGGCCATGGCCTACGACCTGATCTACACGCCGCGGCCGACGCGATTGCTAACCCTCGCCCAGCAACAGGGCGCGATCGCCCTCGACGGCGCGGAGATGCTGGTACAGCAGGGCGCCGCTGCCCTGAGCTACTGGCTGCAGCAACCCGTTCCCGATGGCACCATGCGCGAGGTTCTGTTGCAGCGCTTGGAGCGCTAGCGGCGCGCCCGAATCTGTTAGGGTTGCGCGCGAACTGCTATTGGACTGCTGGCCATGTTGCGAGCCACGATGGCGCTAGTCCTTGCCTGGGCATTGTGGGCGATTGCGCCCAGCGCTGTTGCCCTAACCCAAATTGAGCTCAGCGATCTGCGCTATGAGGCCTGCCCGCCCGAGCTGGCGCAGGGGGCGGTTACTAGCGGCGGCTACAGCCGGGAGGCCAACTGCTTCCTCGTCACCGGCACGGCCCGCAACGACACCGGGCAGCCAGTTTACGATGCCGACGTTTACGGCCGCATTTACGACGCCAATCGCAACCCGGTCATGCCCAACCGGACGCGGGTGGGAACGATCGAGCGAATCCCGCCCGGCACGAGCGAGTTCAGCATCCGCATCACCGTGCCGGCCGGGCAACCCACCCCGCTCCAGCTGGAACAGTTCAAAGCCTCTGGGTTCTCCGGCTCGGTCGAGTACCGCATCGACTAGAAGCCCGCATTTGGGGCGAGGCTCAAGCTGTTTGCAGGATGCTGGCGACGATCTGCAGCAGGATGATGCCCACAATGGGCGATAGGTCCAGCCCGCCCAGCGGCGGGATGAACGAGCGGAAAATGTTCAAGTACGGGTCGGTGACCGGGCTGAGGTAGGCCATGCCTTGCTGCGCCCAGCCGGCGGTCTGGAACCAGCTCAGCACGATGCGAACCAGGATCAGCAGCAGATAAATATTGAGGAAGTTCGCCAGGCTATCGGTTAGCAGGTTGCTTGCGCTCATGGGAAGTGCGGTTTCGCTATCGGGCAATGGGTGTAGGTTAGCAAGATTGGGTCGCCGGTGTAGGAGGCTGCCTCTGCCGATGGTTAGGCGTTAGCCCCATTGTTCTGGCCGCGATCGTCGGCGCGGTCAGTCCCATAAACCTCCAGCCGAACGGTCCCGCCAGCAGCCGCCGCCGCGGCGTGCAGCAAGGTCTCGATGGCTTGCACGTTGCGGCCGCCGCGTCCCAGGGCTCGCCCGCGATCGCTACCTTTGAGGGCCAAGCGGATCCAGGCTTGCTGGCCGCCTTTGGTCCGCTCGCAATCCAGCCGCAACGAATCGGGCGAATCCAGCAGCGGCTCCAGCAAAAACCGCAGCAACCCCGCATAGTCGGGCGCACCCGTGCCAGGCTGCGGCGCGTCGGCTCGAGCCTCAGGAGGCATGGAGCT
Proteins encoded:
- the glpK gene encoding glycerol kinase, producing the protein MTAPQYVLALDLGTTGNRAIAFDANGTIAGQAYRALTPSYPHPGWMEHDPNEIWQASCALTQQLLQQLDASPAAIATLGLTVQRETCLLWDRITGEPLHPAIVWQDRRTAERCRELAQQGYAQLVRERTGLVLDAYFSASKLAWLLAWVGQHRPDIGADRLLAGTVDTWVLWKLTGGRTHATDPSNASRTLLMDLGARDWDDALLDLFGIPRRILPTIQASLGNFGRTDPAQFGAEIPITAVLGDQQASLFAHGCDRPGQAKCTHGTGSFLVAYAGSRPVPSRHQLLSTVAWTDATQAGAEAAHYALESSILTSGACLQWLQDGLGLIASAAETEELARQVPDTQGAYFVPALSGLGAPHWDMRARGAFIGLTGGVERAHLVRAVLEAIAYRVKEGIDAMNRDSATPISQLRADGGVTQNDWLMQFQADLLGIPVERPAVLELTAQGAAFAAGLASGFWHDYDALARQRAIARTFEPGEGSSARQAFARWCQARERAQNWTLD
- a CDS encoding shikimate dehydrogenase; translated protein: MPEITGRTQLLGVMGDPVEHSLSPAMHNAALAELGLDWVYVPFPVQAERLEAALAGLAAIGVVGFNVTLPHKQRILPQLQELSDAARLVGAVNTVYRTEAGWGGTNTDVDGFVAPLWRQRQDWSQAAPLILGNGGAARAAVVGCARLGCRRIRVVGRDRAKLAQFQQSWQAAPLGATLETHPWDALPQLVPQTGLLVNTTPIGMAPHTDGVPLEPATLAQLPAGAMAYDLIYTPRPTRLLTLAQQQGAIALDGAEMLVQQGAAALSYWLQQPVPDGTMREVLLQRLER
- a CDS encoding RNA-binding protein, yielding MPPEARADAPQPGTGAPDYAGLLRFLLEPLLDSPDSLRLDCERTKGGQQAWIRLALKGSDRGRALGRGGRNVQAIETLLHAAAAAAGGTVRLEVYGTDRADDRGQNNGANA